TATTATGTCTCTCTGTGTAGGGTAGGTTGTGGTGACAATCAGAGGAGAACTTCACGTTGGCTATACAGTGACTCCAGCGCTTTATCCGCCAGATATAGCGCACGCTCACCATCGTCCCCGCTGCAATCAGGGACCGCTTCGCCGCGCAGTACCGCAACAAAGTGCTCCCATTCCGCGGCATAGGCCGATTTATAACGCTGCAAGAAGAAGTGTTCAGGTAACGCGCTGGTGCAGCCGGTCTTCGCGTAGTGCTGCACCTGGTTTTCGAGAATATTGCCCGCGCACAGCAGCCCTTCAGAGCCGTGCAGCTCAAGGCGCTGGTCGTAGCCGTAGGATGAACGGCGACTGTTGACGATGGTCGCCATCGCGCCGGAGGCATATTTCAGTACGATGAACGCGGTGTCGATATCGCCCGCCTCGCCAATCGCCGGATCGACCAGGTTACTGCCCTGGGCATACACTGAAACCGGCTCTTCGCCCATGATAAAGCGCGCCATATCAAAATCGTGGATGGTCATATCGCGGAACATTCCGCCGGAAACGCGTACATATTCCGCAGGGGGCGGCGACGGGTCGCGGGAGATTATCAAAAGCGATTCCGGCTTACCGATACGCCCGGCCAGGGTGTCAGTTTTCACTCGGCGGAACTGAGGATCGAAACGGCGGTTGAAACCGATAAACAACGGTACATCGTACTCTTTGACGACTTTCAGACAATCGCGCACACGGGCCAGATCCAGGTGGACCGGCTTTTCGCAGAAGATGGCTTTGCCATGTCGAGCGGCCAGTTCAATCAGATCCGCGTGGGTATCGGTTGCGGAGGCGATCAGCACGGCGTGAACGTTAGGATCCGTCATCGCCTCATCCAGGCTTTGCAGGCGAGCCTGGTACTGAGTGGCAAGACGGGTTGCAAATTCCTGATTCGGGTCGACGATGGACCAGAGTGTGGTGGCACTGTGACTGGCAATGTTAGCTGCATGTACCTGGCCAATTCGGCCAGCGCCCAGTAAAGCAATGTTAAACATAACGGCTCCCGGTGTTGGTGAATGCGATGAACTAACGACCCCTTAAATAAAACATTTATTTCATTTTTATAAATAGTGAAAATTATGTTTTTGAGTGCAAGTTAACACTTTTGAGATGATCGAGATAAAATCTGTTATCAATATCACAACATAAAGGCAGAGATAATGCAGGAATTGGCCCCCTTCCGTTCAGGAAGGAGGCGATGGATGAAGAGAAAGGAAAAATGAAATGAAAATTTCGTTGTCGCAGGTTGCCGGATGTCGCTGCGCTTATCCGGCCTACAATTGGCGTTAACCGTAGGCCTGATAAGCGTTTAGCGCCATCAGGCATCAGATACAGACCTCAGTACTGACGAGCGTTTTTCACCTGCTCAAACGTCTGCTCGGCGGCTTTTCGCACCGACGGTGATTCTGCCACCTGCGCATCGCCAGTGCGCCACCAGGCGGCGTAATCGTGGGTCATGGTTTTCGGCAGGACTTTGATGTCCAGCAGCGTAGGGCCAGGATGTGCGCGGGAGGCTTCCAGCGCCGCCAGCAGGCTTTGTTCATCATGTACCCGCCAGGCGCGACAGCCGTAGCTCTCGGCGTTCTGGGCAAAATCAACCTTCACCAGCGGCCCATCCAACCGTCCGGTTTGCGGGTTGCGGTGACGGTTTTCCGTGCCGAAACTCCCCATCCCGTGACCCATCTGCAAATTGTTAATGCACCCGAAGCTGGCGTTATCAAACAGCAGGATAGTGACTTTTATCCCTTCCTGAACGGCGGTTTGTAGTTCGGAATGCAGCATCATATATGAGCCATCCCCCACCATGGCATAAACCGGCTGCTGCGGCTGCGCCAGCCTGGCCCCGATGGCCGCCGCAATCTCATAGCCCATACAGGAATAGCCGTATTCCAGGTGATAGCAGTCCGGAGTTTTGACCTGCCAGATACGCTGCAAATCGCCGGGCAGCGAGCCGGCGGCCCCCACGACGATAGCGTTATCTTCGATGTGTTGATTGATAAGTCCCAGTACCCGCGTCTGGGTCAAGCGGGTGTTAAGCGTGTCGCCATATTCCGCCAGT
The Citrobacter arsenatis DNA segment above includes these coding regions:
- the iolG gene encoding inositol 2-dehydrogenase, translating into MFNIALLGAGRIGQVHAANIASHSATTLWSIVDPNQEFATRLATQYQARLQSLDEAMTDPNVHAVLIASATDTHADLIELAARHGKAIFCEKPVHLDLARVRDCLKVVKEYDVPLFIGFNRRFDPQFRRVKTDTLAGRIGKPESLLIISRDPSPPPAEYVRVSGGMFRDMTIHDFDMARFIMGEEPVSVYAQGSNLVDPAIGEAGDIDTAFIVLKYASGAMATIVNSRRSSYGYDQRLELHGSEGLLCAGNILENQVQHYAKTGCTSALPEHFFLQRYKSAYAAEWEHFVAVLRGEAVPDCSGDDGERALYLADKALESLYSQREVLL